Below is a genomic region from Pseudomonas extremaustralis.
AAGGCGCGATCGTCGGCGTTATCGGCGGTAACGGCGCGGGTAAATCCACTCTGTTCCGCATGCTGATGGGCAAGGAAACCCCGGATTCCGGCACCATCGAGATCGGCGAAACCGTGCAGTTGGCCTGCGTGGACCAGAGCCGCGAAGACCTCGACGGCAGCAAGACGGTGTTCCAGCAGATTTCCGACGGTTCCGATCAGATTCGCATCGGCAACTATGAAATCCCGTCGCGTACCTACGTGGGACGTTTCAACTTCAAGGGCGGCGACCAGCAGAAGTTCGTCAAAGACCTCTCCGGTGGTGAGCGCGGTCGCTTGCACCTGGCCTTGACCCTGAAAGAGGGCGGTAACGTCCTGCTGCTCGACGAACCGTCCAACGACCTCGACGTTGAAACCCTGCGTTCCCTGGAAGAAGCACTGCTGGACTTCCCGGGCGCCGCCATTGTGATCTCTCACGATCGGTGGTTCCTTGACCGCGTCGCGACCCACATCCTGGCCTACGAGGACGACTCGCAAGCGGTGTTCTTCGAAGGCAACTACACCGAGTACGAAGCCGATCGCAAGAAACGCTTGGGCGAAGCCGCTGCCCAGCCGCACCGTGTACGGCACAAGAAACTGGCCTGATTCGGGCGGGTTTGAACAAAGCGGAGTCCTTCGGGGCTCCGTTTTTTTTTGCCCACAAATCGATCAATTGTGGGAGGGGGCTTGCTCCCGATAGGGATTTCAAAATTGGTGCGTGACGCTATGTTGAAATCCCTTTTCGGGTGCGATAAATGCCTGTTTTTTGGGTTTATTTATATCCAATGCACCATTTAAATTCACAAAGGCGACATTTTGCCCTGTCGCGGTGCGACATGAATTGATAAAGTCCGGCTAAATTTCCGTTAAAAACAATCAATTTTCCGAGACTTCTCATGATCGAATCCGTCGAATCCTTCCTTGCCCGTCTCAAGAAACGCGACCCGGACCAGCCAGAATTCCATCAGGCCGTGGAAGAAGTCCTACGAAGCTTGTGGCCGTTTCTTGAAGCCAATCCTCATTACCTGACGTCGGGCATCCTTGAGCGTATCTGCGAACCTGAGCGCGCGATTATCTTTCGGGTGTCGTGGGTGGATGATCATGGCAAGGTCCAGGTCAATCGCGGTTTCCGCATCCAGATGAACAGCGCTATCGGTCCCTACAAAGGCGGCCTGCGCTTCCACCCGTCGGTGAACCTGGGCGTGTTGAAATTCCTCGCCTTCGAGCAGACCTTCAAGAACTCCCTGACGTCGCTGCCCATGGGCGGCGGCAAGGGTGGCTCGGACTTTGATCCCAAGGGCAAGAGCGATGCCGAAGTGATGCGCTTCTGCCAGGCGTTCATGAGCGAGTTGTATCGCCATATCGGCGCGGATGTGGACGTGCCGGCCGGCGATATCGGCGTGGGTGCCCGCGAGATCGGTTTCCTGTTCGGCCAATACAAGCGCCTGAGCAACCAGTTCACCTCCGTGCTCACCGGCAAGGGCATGACCTACGGCGGTAGCCTGATCCGCCCGGAAGCCACCGGTTTCGGTTGCGTGTATTTCGCTGAAGAAATGCTCAAGCGTGACGACCAGCGGG
It encodes:
- the gdhA gene encoding NADP-specific glutamate dehydrogenase translates to MIESVESFLARLKKRDPDQPEFHQAVEEVLRSLWPFLEANPHYLTSGILERICEPERAIIFRVSWVDDHGKVQVNRGFRIQMNSAIGPYKGGLRFHPSVNLGVLKFLAFEQTFKNSLTSLPMGGGKGGSDFDPKGKSDAEVMRFCQAFMSELYRHIGADVDVPAGDIGVGAREIGFLFGQYKRLSNQFTSVLTGKGMTYGGSLIRPEATGFGCVYFAEEMLKRDDQRVEGKRVAISGSGNVAQYAARKVMDLGGKVISLSDSEGTLYAESGLTEAQWSALLELKNVQRGRISELAQRFGLEFRKGKTPWELACDIALPCATQNELDAQAARTLLHNGCICVAEGANMPTTLEAVDIFIEAGILFAPGKASNAGGVAVSGLEMSQNAMRLLWTAGEVDSKLHNIMQSIHHACVHYGEENGRVNYVKGANIAGFVKVADAMLAQGIV